Proteins encoded by one window of Macaca fascicularis isolate 582-1 chromosome 10, T2T-MFA8v1.1:
- the MPPED1 gene encoding metallophosphoesterase domain-containing protein 1 isoform X3 has protein sequence MEPHSRRRRHPDNPWTATRLPGLGPQEDAAGGLRGAAEHGAEARPAAATRLWPHPRRVWCHGRWDDHLCECVRMHCELPAREPAHSHRPPHTPELLTDPHCPSPAHLCQLHRPGPATVPSILSCLDDPLGCGDWPSRRVRALKQLFSLLSPGVGTLRIPIRGSVLIYFFCVYILRVPR, from the exons ATGGAACCTCATTCCCGAAGGCGTAGACATCCTGATAACCCATGGACCGCCACTAG GCTTCCTGGACTGGGTCCCCAAGAAGATGCAGCGGGTGGGCTGCGTGGAGCTGCTGAACACGGTGCAGAGGCGCGTCCAGCCGCGGCTACACGTCTTTGGCCACATCCACGAAG GGTATGGTGTCATGGCAGATGGGACGACCACCTATGTGAATGCGTCCGTATGCACTGTGAACTACCAGCCCGTGAACCCGCCCATAGTCATCGACCTCCCCACACCCCGGAACTCCTGACTGATCCCCACTGCCCCAGTCCTGCCCATTTGTGCCAGCTCCATAGGCCTGGTCCGGCCACCGTTCCTTCCATACTGAGTTGCCTGGACGACCCACTTGGCTGCGGGGACTGGCCTAGCAGGCGGGTCAGGGCCTTGAAACAACTCTTCAGCCTTCTGTCACCTGGAGTTGGGACCCTGCGCATCCCCATCAGGGGTTCTGTGCTCATTTACTTTTTCTGCGTGTACATCCTGCGTGTACCTCGTTAA